Proteins encoded in a region of the Photobacterium angustum genome:
- a CDS encoding PTS fructose transporter subunit IIB, with protein MKIVAVTACPTGIAHTYMAADALNKTAHKMGIQIHVETQGAMGIEDQLTLQDIAKADLTLIASDIEVEQRSRFTGSKIHCVTIEEVLIDPEAVLKRCQQLITQ; from the coding sequence ATGAAAATTGTTGCTGTAACAGCTTGTCCTACGGGGATCGCCCATACTTACATGGCAGCAGATGCGCTAAATAAAACAGCCCATAAAATGGGAATTCAGATCCACGTTGAAACGCAAGGTGCGATGGGGATTGAAGATCAGTTAACACTGCAAGATATTGCTAAAGCAGATTTAACCTTGATAGCTTCAGATATTGAAGTAGAGCAGCGTAGCCGATTCACTGGTAGTAAAATCCATTGTGTTACCATTGAAGAGGTCTTGATTGATCCAGAAGCTGTACTAAAACGCTGCCAGCAATTAATTACCCAATAG